From the Chryseobacterium sp. G0201 genome, the window TTTGCTGAATTGGAAGCTCGAAATCTGGAAGTATTCCGTCCAAAACAGATTGTTGCGACCGCAGATCATAACGTTCCGACATTGGATCAGGATCAGCCGATCAGAGATGAATCTTCAAGAAATCAAGTAGAGCAACTTACGGAAAACTGTAAAAAAAATCATATTGAATTATATGGTTTAGGGCATCAATATCAGGGTATTGTTCACATTATAGCTCCCGAATTAGGAGTTACACAACCCGGAATGAGTATTGTTTGCGGAGACAGTCATACGTCAACACACGGAGCTTTCGGAGCAATCGCATTTGGAATTGGTACAAGCCAGGTGGCACAGGTTTTTGCGAGTCAGTGCTTATTATTGAATAAGCCTAAATCAATGAGGATTACCGTTAACGGTGAATTGAATAAAAATGTTCAGCCTAAAGACGTGATTTTATATATCATTTCAAAAGTTGGAACAGACAGCGGAACGGGTTATTTCTGCGAATATGCCGGAAATGTTTTTGAAGAAATGTCGATGGAAGGAAGAATGACGGTCTGCAATATGAGCATCGAAATGGGAGCCAGAGGCGGAATGATTGCTCCGGATGAGACTACTTTCGAGTATGTAAAAGGAAGAACTTTTGCCCCGAAAGACAAAGAATGGGAAGAAAAAGTAAAATATTGGAAGACGTTGAAAACTGATGATCAGGCTGTTTTCGACAAAGAATATTCATTTGATGCTTCAGAGATTCACCCAATGATCACTTACGGAACCAATCCAGGGATGGGAATTTCAATTAATGAAACGATTCCTGTTCCTCAAAATGAATCAGAAGTGAAAGCTCTGAAATATATGGGCTTAAAAGCAGGTCAGCTACTTTCTGATATTAAAGTAAATTACGTTTTCATTGGAAGTTGTACCAATGCACGAATTGAAGATTTCCGTTCTGCGGCTCAATACATTAAAGGAAAAAATAAATCAGAGCAGGTTCAGGCCTTAATTGTTCCGGGATCTCAACAGGTAGTAAAGCAGATTTATGAAGAAGGACTTGATAAAATTTTCAATGAGGCAGGCTTCCAGATCAGACAACCGGGATGTTCTGCGTGCCTCGCGATGAATGACGATAAAATTCCGGAAGGCGAGTACTGTGTTTCAACGTCAAACAGAAACTTTGAGGGCAGACAAGGACAAGGAGCGAGAACCATTTTAGCGAGTCCTTTAACTGCCGCAAAAGTTGCCATTGAAGGACGAATTTCAATTTTTGAAAATTTAAATTAAAAAACAAATAATGAGAGAGAATGCTGTTTTATAAATGTAGATTCATGATATTCTTAAAAACAGTTTTCATTTTCACTTACGATAAACCAATGCAAAAACTAGTTAGATTACAATCGCGTGCGGTGCCTATGCCGATGGAAAATATAGATACGGATCAGATCATTCCCGCAAGATTTTTAAAAAGTATCGATAAAAAGGGTTTTGGAGATAATCTTTTCAGAGACTGGAGATATGATGTTCATACGAATGAGCCAAATCCTGATTTTGTTTTAAATAATTCAAAATACAGCGGAGAAATTCTTGTTGCTGGCAATAACTTTGGATGTGGAAGCAGCCGTGAACATGCGGCATGGTCTTTGACGGATTATGGTTTCAAAGTAGTGCTTTCAAGTTTTTTTGCGGATATTTTTAAAGGAAATGCTCTGAACAACGGATTGCTTCCCATAAAAGTTTCAGAAGAATTTTTAAAAGAAATTTTAACTGAGATCACAAAAAATCCTGAAAGTGAAATTGCCGTTGATGTAGAAAAACAAACGATCACTTTTAAAAACAAAACAGAAATTTTTGAAATTGATTCTTATAAAAAAATATGCCTATTAAATGGCTATGACGATATTGATTTTTTAATCAGCAAAAAACAGGCGATACAGGAATTTGAACTAAAACACAAATATTATGAGCAGAAATTATTTTAAAATCGCGGTACTTCCCGGAGATGGAATTGGTCCGGAAGTAACCAATGAGAGTGTAAAAATATTGAATGCGATCGGCAGCTTATTCAATTACAGCTTCGATTTCAAATATGGAATGATTGGCGCTGATGCTATTTTTAAAACAGGAAATCCATTGCCTGACGATACTCTGGAACTTTGTAAAGATTCTGACGCTGTTCTTTTTGGAGCTATCGGTGATCCTTCGTTTGATAATAATCCTGATGCGAAAGTAAGACCGGAGCAAGGACTTCTAAAACTTCGTAAAGAGTTAGGTCTTTTTGCCAATATCAGACCTTTGAAAACATATTCTTCACTCATCTCAAAAAGTCCATTGAAACAGGAAATTATTGAAGGAACGGATATCCAGATCTACAGAGAATTGATAAGCGGAATTTATTTTGGTGAAAAATTTACTGAAGAAAATGGAGCTTATGCCTATGATGTCTGCAGGTACAACAGGGAAGATATTACTCAGATTGC encodes:
- the leuC gene encoding 3-isopropylmalate dehydratase large subunit, encoding MNNYKTLFDKVWDAHVVETIPNGPQIIYIDKHLIHEVTSPQAFAELEARNLEVFRPKQIVATADHNVPTLDQDQPIRDESSRNQVEQLTENCKKNHIELYGLGHQYQGIVHIIAPELGVTQPGMSIVCGDSHTSTHGAFGAIAFGIGTSQVAQVFASQCLLLNKPKSMRITVNGELNKNVQPKDVILYIISKVGTDSGTGYFCEYAGNVFEEMSMEGRMTVCNMSIEMGARGGMIAPDETTFEYVKGRTFAPKDKEWEEKVKYWKTLKTDDQAVFDKEYSFDASEIHPMITYGTNPGMGISINETIPVPQNESEVKALKYMGLKAGQLLSDIKVNYVFIGSCTNARIEDFRSAAQYIKGKNKSEQVQALIVPGSQQVVKQIYEEGLDKIFNEAGFQIRQPGCSACLAMNDDKIPEGEYCVSTSNRNFEGRQGQGARTILASPLTAAKVAIEGRISIFENLN
- the leuD gene encoding 3-isopropylmalate dehydratase small subunit, yielding MQKLVRLQSRAVPMPMENIDTDQIIPARFLKSIDKKGFGDNLFRDWRYDVHTNEPNPDFVLNNSKYSGEILVAGNNFGCGSSREHAAWSLTDYGFKVVLSSFFADIFKGNALNNGLLPIKVSEEFLKEILTEITKNPESEIAVDVEKQTITFKNKTEIFEIDSYKKICLLNGYDDIDFLISKKQAIQEFELKHKYYEQKLF